The following proteins are encoded in a genomic region of Tenebrio molitor chromosome 7, icTenMoli1.1, whole genome shotgun sequence:
- the LOC138134483 gene encoding insulin-like growth factor-binding protein complex acid labile subunit → MTHLVLVLVLAAAVRTGACPAMCTCTRHPLQLLNYTSVCCGGYPDNITSQLDETTYDLTIGNLDANQLDAIVDDLAQIRLPNLDRLTIQTSVVPDLTNLTLSDLTELRHVKLSGNKIANLPALNLTDLQILDLSNNSVVIVEQPFRTLRNLEILNLSANSLTVIEADSFSGLVSLKCLDLSGNNLTTLDDATFTPLQSLQYLNLSTNRLNTLNERCFITLVKLQQLDVSFNTLIRVELGSLQLPSLARLLLAGNTKLGASREPVLLVGTGQRLQTVDASNIGLEQVPAALTHSIRTLRLMGNSIKTVRCGDLDSYPLLQLLDFNSNGLELIEDDALGRLDSLSILYLTNNHMTDIPKSLSEKLKVLHLEHNRIQQVRAKDFQGLTALEVLLLNDNKIGLIEADAFNQLTSLVTLDISRNPVKILEAGCLSGSMALQVLRLANIDVISPPKEVSFPLSSTEHLITLDLSGSPGLARQLLVDTAALAASRQLQELDLSFTELDYIRSDLLHFLPQLRIFHIQGNRINCTQLEWLAAWMRRQDEPEYKKIACASPPELWGTLLIDLQDVEISPDYQPTTPEVFAVKRTEQGFNLKAFVAEKIFHQESKFAPTENVNNETTWSSLEATVSSNANESGTTEISHDLFAASEEKSFNAHNNKSEESFPVVQSVTLDVDVNSNSSHERGEMSMFSAGERERVHPGLLVLAVGMLGTAVALAMLAIRFARRKRAASRLRQEDLEVSSLPGVTELW, encoded by the coding sequence ATGACGCACTTGGTGCTAGTTCTTGTGCTTGCTGCTGCGGTACGGACGGGCGCGTGTCCCGCCATGTGCACATGCACGAGGCACCCTCTGCAACTCCTGAATTACACCAGTGTCTGTTGCGGCGGCTATCCAGACAACATCACGAGCCAACTAGACGAGACGACGTACGACCTAACAATAGGAAACCTCGACGCAAACCAATTGGACGCGATTGTCGACGATCTGGCGCAAATTAGACTTCCGAATCTGGACCGGTTAACAATCCAGACGAGCGTCGTCCCCGATCTGACCAATCTGACTCTGAGTGACTTGACCGAGTTGCGACACGTCAAGCTGTCTGGAAATAAAATCGCGAATTTGCCGGCGCTGAACCTAACCGATTTGCAGATTCTGGATCTGTCTAACAATTCGGTCGTCATCGTCGAACAACCGTTTAGGACATTGCGAAACCTAGAAATATTAAACCTGAGTGCGAACTCTTTAACAGTGATCGAGGCAGACAGTTTTAGTGGACTCGTTTCTTTAAAGTGTTTAGATTTGTCTGGAAACAACTTGACCACTCTTGACGACGCTACGTTCACACCGCTACAATCGTTACAATATCTCAATTTGAGCACCAACCGACTGAACACCCTCAACGAGAGATGCTTCATCACTTTAGTAAAACTCCAACAACTCGACGTGTCTTTTAACACTTTGATTCGTGTCGAATTGGGCAGTCTCCAGTTGCCCAGCTTGGCACGCCTCCTCCTCGCTGGAAACACCAAATTGGGGGCTTCACGTGAGCCCGTGTTGCTGGTGGGAACCGGGCAGCGGTTGCAAACGGTCGACGCTTCCAATATCGGACTCGAACAGGTACCTGCTGCGCTCACTCACTCCATCAGAACCCTCCGTCTGATGGGAAATTCTATCAAAACTGTCAGATGCGGTGACCTCGACTCTTATCCTCTCCTCCAGCTCCTCGATTTTAATTCCAACGGTCTCGAACTCATCGAAGACGACGCCCTCGGCCGTCTCGACTCCCTTTCCATCCTATATCTGACCAACAACCACATGACAGACATCCCGAAGAGCCTCTCCGAGAAGCTGAAGGTGCTGCACTTGGAGCACAACAGAATCCAACAAGTGCGCGCCAAAGATTTCCAAGGCTTGACCGCACTCGAAGTTCTCCTCCTCAACGACAATAAAATCGGACTAATTGAAGCCGACGCTTTCAACCAATTAACCTCCCTGGTCACCCTAGATATCTCCCGGAACCCCGTCAAGATCCTCGAAGCCGGCTGCTTGTCTGGCTCGATGGCCCTCCAAGTCCTCCGCCTGGCGAACATCGACGTAATTTCGCCCCCTAAAGAGGTGTCATTTCCTTTGTCCTCGACTGAACACCTGATCACGCTGGATCTCTCCGGGAGTCCGGGATTGGCGCGTCAATTGCTCGTCGATACCGCGGCCCTAGCCGCCTCCAGACAATTACAAGAGCTCGATTTGTCTTTCACCGAACTCGACTACATCCGCTCGGATTTGTTGCATTTCTTGCCGCAACTGCGGATTTTTCACATCCAGGGAAATCGCATCAATTGCACTCAACTCGAGTGGTTGGCGGCCTGGATGAGACGCCAAGACGAGCCCGAATACAAGAAAATCGCCTGCGCCAGTCCACCCGAGCTCTGGGGAACGCTCCTAATCGACCTTCAGGATGTAGAAATTTCCCCCGATTACCAACCGACCACTCCGGAAGTGTTCGCCGTCAAAAGAACCGAACAAGGCTTCAATCTCAAAGCGTTCGTCGCCGAGAAAATTTTCCACCAAGAGTCGAAATTCGCGCCGACCGAAAACGTTAATAATGAAACGACTTGGAGCAGCTTGGAAGCGACAGTTTCGTCGAATGCAAATGAGAGCGGCACGACTGAGatttctcacgatttattCGCCGCCTCCGAAGAGAAGAGTTTTAACGCACACAATAATAAGTCGGAGGAGTCGTTCCCTGTGGTGCAGTCGGTCACGTTGGACGTCGACGTTAATTCGAATTCTTCGCATGAACGCGGAGAAATGTCCATGTTCAGCGCCGGGGAAAGGGAGAGGGTGCATCCCGGGCTGCTCGTGCTCGCCGTCGGGATGCTGGGGACGGCGGTCGCGCTGGCGATGCTAGCGATCAGATTCGCGAGAAGGAAGAGGGCAGCGTCGAGGCTGCGCCAGGAGGATCTCGAGGTGAGCAGTCTTCCCGGTGTAACGGAATTGTGGTGA